In the genome of Cryptomeria japonica chromosome 8, Sugi_1.0, whole genome shotgun sequence, one region contains:
- the LOC131067822 gene encoding transcription factor VOZ1 isoform X2 — MEVSKGKRGSKWSSRQQFKNKAKNRVDDLQGIFTDLQQARKENRVTDAVVLEEQVHQTLREWKAELHEASPASSLRANSLSSSELSSDMKRLLQLHEEDDDASSNPKLQGGATDFQENDSATYQAFLDNELRTSEEPFERVSRCTNTVEGLHPNSYLQTSEKLAANIEENIQQHNYVQTLEQLPANIRDDLEVTLASGELNFHQDYIPTPQPTFALNDQEEMTCLFHDLQPGICPPPAAFLGPKCALWDCPRPARGTEWRQDYCSNFHRTLALNEGAPGRTPVLRPGGIELKDGPLFAALCAKTKDKAVGIPECEGAATSKSPWNAHELFDINILPGESVREWLFFDKPRRAFESGNRKQRSLPDYCGRGWHESRKQVMKDLGGLKRSYYMDPQPPTQFEWHLYEYEMNECDACALYRLELKLVCSKKNAKGKLGGDFMIDLQHQIGRLSAELSGETKQSNIGRIKIVKNNDSNYAYSSSNQITAAGEDFAYGTSSQCGYFVEAANGCYSTQ, encoded by the exons ATGGAGGTCAGCAAAGGTAAAAGAGGGTCAAAGTGGTCTAGTCGCCAGCAGTTCAAAAACAAAGCCAAAAATAGGGTTGATGATTTGCAAGGAATATTTACAGATCTGCAACAAGCAAGAAAAGAGAATCGTGTGACTGATGCTGTTGTTTTGGAGGAGCAAGTCCACCAGACGCTGAGGGAATGGAAAGCTGAGCTGCACGAGGCATCACCAGCTTCTTCATTGCGG GCAAACAGCCTGAGTTCCTCAGAGTTGTCCTCTGATATGAAGCGTCTGTTGCAACTACACGAAGAGGATGATGATGCAAGCAGTAATCCTAAGCTTCAGGGTGGTGCAACAGATTTTCAGGAAAACGACTCTGCCACTTACCAGGCG TTTCTTGACAATGAATTGCGTACTTCTGAGGAACCTTTTGAAAGGGTTAGTAGATGTACAAATACGGTAGAGGGATTGCATCCAAATAGTTACCTGCAAACATCAGAGAAATTGGCTGCAAATATTGAGGAAAACATACAGCAGCACAACTATGTTCAAACTTTGGAGCAATTACCTGCAAATATAAGGGATGACTTAGAAGTAACCCTCGCAAGTGGGGAACTCAATTTTCACCAGGATTACATCCCGACTCCACAACCTACTTTTGCGCTGAATGATCAAGAAGAAATGACATGTCTGTTTCATGATCTACAGCCTGGAATCTGTCCTCCGCCAGCAGCATTCCTAGGTCCCAAGTGTGCTCTTTGGGATTGTCCCAGGCCGGCCCGGGGAACAGAATGGCGTCAAGACTATTGTAGTAATTTCCATCGAACTCTAGCTTTGAATGAAGGTGCACCTGGAAGAACTCCTGTTTTGCGACCTGGAGGAATTGAACTAAAGGATGGCCCACTCTTTGCTGCACTATGTGCGAAAACAAAGGACAAAGCAGTTGGCATTCCAGAATGTGAAGGTGCTGCAACCTCAAAGTCTCCATGGAATGCGCATG AACTTTTTGACATAAACATACTTCCAGGCGAATCAGTTAGGGAGTGGCTCTTTTTTGATAAACCTCGGAGGGCTTTTGAAAGTGGAAACCGCAAGCAGCGTTCATTGCCTGATTATTGTGGCCGTGGTTGGCATGAATCACGGAAGCAAGTAATGAAGGATTTAGGTGGACTTAAGAGGTCCTACTATATGGATCCGCAGCCACCTACTCAGTTTGAATGGCATCTTTATGAATATGAAATGAATGAGTGCGATGCTTGCGCTTTGTACAGGCTCGAGTTGAAATTGGTTTGTTCAAAGAAGAATGCTAAAGGCAAGCTTGGTGGTGATTTCATGATTGATTTGCAGCATCAAATAGGCAGGTTGTCTGCAGAGTTATCTGGAGAAACTAAGCAGAGTAACATAGGGCGAATAAAAATAGTTAAAAACAATGATAGCAATTATGCCTATTCATCTTCAAATCAGATTACAGCTGCAGGTGAAGATTTTGCCTATGGGACAAGTTCGCAGTGTGGTTATTTTGTTGAAGCAGCAAATGGATGCTATTCAACTCAATGA
- the LOC131067822 gene encoding transcription factor VOZ1 isoform X1 → MEVSKGKRGSKWSSRQQFKNKAKNRVDDLQGIFTDLQQARKENRVTDAVVLEEQVHQTLREWKAELHEASPASSLRANSLSSSELSSDMKRLLQLHEEDDDASSNPKLQGGATDFQENDSATYQAQFLDNELRTSEEPFERVSRCTNTVEGLHPNSYLQTSEKLAANIEENIQQHNYVQTLEQLPANIRDDLEVTLASGELNFHQDYIPTPQPTFALNDQEEMTCLFHDLQPGICPPPAAFLGPKCALWDCPRPARGTEWRQDYCSNFHRTLALNEGAPGRTPVLRPGGIELKDGPLFAALCAKTKDKAVGIPECEGAATSKSPWNAHELFDINILPGESVREWLFFDKPRRAFESGNRKQRSLPDYCGRGWHESRKQVMKDLGGLKRSYYMDPQPPTQFEWHLYEYEMNECDACALYRLELKLVCSKKNAKGKLGGDFMIDLQHQIGRLSAELSGETKQSNIGRIKIVKNNDSNYAYSSSNQITAAGEDFAYGTSSQCGYFVEAANGCYSTQ, encoded by the exons ATGGAGGTCAGCAAAGGTAAAAGAGGGTCAAAGTGGTCTAGTCGCCAGCAGTTCAAAAACAAAGCCAAAAATAGGGTTGATGATTTGCAAGGAATATTTACAGATCTGCAACAAGCAAGAAAAGAGAATCGTGTGACTGATGCTGTTGTTTTGGAGGAGCAAGTCCACCAGACGCTGAGGGAATGGAAAGCTGAGCTGCACGAGGCATCACCAGCTTCTTCATTGCGG GCAAACAGCCTGAGTTCCTCAGAGTTGTCCTCTGATATGAAGCGTCTGTTGCAACTACACGAAGAGGATGATGATGCAAGCAGTAATCCTAAGCTTCAGGGTGGTGCAACAGATTTTCAGGAAAACGACTCTGCCACTTACCAGGCG CAGTTTCTTGACAATGAATTGCGTACTTCTGAGGAACCTTTTGAAAGGGTTAGTAGATGTACAAATACGGTAGAGGGATTGCATCCAAATAGTTACCTGCAAACATCAGAGAAATTGGCTGCAAATATTGAGGAAAACATACAGCAGCACAACTATGTTCAAACTTTGGAGCAATTACCTGCAAATATAAGGGATGACTTAGAAGTAACCCTCGCAAGTGGGGAACTCAATTTTCACCAGGATTACATCCCGACTCCACAACCTACTTTTGCGCTGAATGATCAAGAAGAAATGACATGTCTGTTTCATGATCTACAGCCTGGAATCTGTCCTCCGCCAGCAGCATTCCTAGGTCCCAAGTGTGCTCTTTGGGATTGTCCCAGGCCGGCCCGGGGAACAGAATGGCGTCAAGACTATTGTAGTAATTTCCATCGAACTCTAGCTTTGAATGAAGGTGCACCTGGAAGAACTCCTGTTTTGCGACCTGGAGGAATTGAACTAAAGGATGGCCCACTCTTTGCTGCACTATGTGCGAAAACAAAGGACAAAGCAGTTGGCATTCCAGAATGTGAAGGTGCTGCAACCTCAAAGTCTCCATGGAATGCGCATG AACTTTTTGACATAAACATACTTCCAGGCGAATCAGTTAGGGAGTGGCTCTTTTTTGATAAACCTCGGAGGGCTTTTGAAAGTGGAAACCGCAAGCAGCGTTCATTGCCTGATTATTGTGGCCGTGGTTGGCATGAATCACGGAAGCAAGTAATGAAGGATTTAGGTGGACTTAAGAGGTCCTACTATATGGATCCGCAGCCACCTACTCAGTTTGAATGGCATCTTTATGAATATGAAATGAATGAGTGCGATGCTTGCGCTTTGTACAGGCTCGAGTTGAAATTGGTTTGTTCAAAGAAGAATGCTAAAGGCAAGCTTGGTGGTGATTTCATGATTGATTTGCAGCATCAAATAGGCAGGTTGTCTGCAGAGTTATCTGGAGAAACTAAGCAGAGTAACATAGGGCGAATAAAAATAGTTAAAAACAATGATAGCAATTATGCCTATTCATCTTCAAATCAGATTACAGCTGCAGGTGAAGATTTTGCCTATGGGACAAGTTCGCAGTGTGGTTATTTTGTTGAAGCAGCAAATGGATGCTATTCAACTCAATGA